The Panthera uncia isolate 11264 chromosome C1 unlocalized genomic scaffold, Puncia_PCG_1.0 HiC_scaffold_3, whole genome shotgun sequence genome includes a region encoding these proteins:
- the ZDBF2 gene encoding DBF4-type zinc finger-containing protein 2 isoform X1: protein MQNRQGYCSYCCVRYNNLEQHMSSAQHRYLTTQNRQRMGTTSLMERFLQDVLRHHPYHSQESRSMQNERLLTNTASPTVSPTASPSEVVPVDDCISEEMTDDAAGVKGESSTKGFEPSKELHSRPSKSQEYIQGVSVRPSVIQKLEKGQQQPLEFVHKIGSGVKEFNPVGIGQATNNRQSLICPSVISSAPASCLPGSSYDRPVTTKTTRSPAAASLGPVRKCDPNKVDRYLEQPDRGSRNSVLSSNLETSSVSYQKPKESDRKSLCTNSDKLIIREDVKSQCKTLSTGAKVREFMGTEGSLKSESLSKLAVNQAINVNKTGMPSNKGLFEDAAAKHREKFFSGMDQTQEEKHLVFNKSAFLEQKSSVISETKFARGCLQSACNQPEEAAQDLWKEEQVDQEDKNYESRASEMSFDCSSFHSLTDQSKVTATEVNISEEVYADLQCKNDKSYVSEISSDGAGSLQLATNRTQVIVKGVSVQKAKPISLVDESYESSDSEINFDCDALLQSADDYPRQPAKEGNLSKEEHLDLVDKNYGSSSSEISTDSALPLQSLGDQLPVAVTEAKLQKVHIGLVDKNYGSSCSETSTDNDVSLQSVVDHPQLVVKERNLKDRHVYLKDKSHTSSSAKEHLDYVVSLDTVMDESQRAVEEISLLEEKNEPVDMNYDSHGSEMSFHTDARLMAGQSGVIVKKVNLREVPVDLEDKSVKSSNSDQSFDSNASLYQSVSDQRQGALGEISLKELNFDMEVKSYGCSSSELTFESDPPARSGTEQSEMDIEEIRKRHINLEDHCGSNSSGITFDSDTASRSGGDQSQVAIYVEEPSPLENKTPKPCVSEVTFDSGIPVQSGMNQPGLAVKEVIVQKEDYIHLGRKNVEPSGSEISLDFYVPPHSVINSPEIALEKLNLQKEEQIYLESKVNEPSVSELSLDYIFHSITGHSKDPLQEVNLQKEEHMHLENKGNRPGISEISLKPDMSFHLVTDHPNIAEPDMSFHLVTDHPNIAVKETSHQKEHISVQDKESELSVYETGLDSGVHLHQSVTQKPEIAVKEIWLQKEKLVKFKSKSAKFSGSETGSDVPHYLVTEPQIAVEEISVQKEEHVLEKRDKYSSSGIMFADVPPQSMTETPHIAVLKEDRVDPEGESTGSRGFAINVNIGAPLHSVIGQPQPTLLKERNVLLEDKNSESSHCKVRFDYGDPLRPLTGQFQEVVRRTTLWKEEDIGLQNKVFETSGSKLIHGSGVSLQPVADQPEVAVKRVNLENEGHVNVEDKHSQCSGSEMSLDSDFLVQSIVDQPQITILDQDHIELEEKHSRSGGSEISFDSEDPLQSVADQVRKTVKEISLWKDEVDVEDKRDEGDVEDKRDEGDVEDKRDEGDVEDKRDESKGFEIVYDSDILFQSVAGQTEEVVKEINLWKEHVDLQGKIVEPIGSKINFDANEPLQSVANEIQEAITAEINLLREGHVCLDDKGYEPNDSEIIYVSDIPLQSVVEQPHILEGEHVNLEDKSNVSCPEITFISDDHLQSVADQLQKSVKEVSLWKEDRIYLEDKSYKLGDFEVSYDSDVPVHFVADQSPLTVKEINSQKRGHTDLESKSCGPSVSEIKCDSGVHFQLEVDQSQVVCKEIDLPKERHLGMEVKSSEPSDSEMMCDSDVPLEIVVNELQVSVKEANLRKMLFVDLVTSDSDCEVIAESDIPFQPVIDSPHMTVKEIDCINTEDFDLGECCDSCDSEVGYVCEASPPSMTNEPKETFKVVNQKKDYIILQEASCESYGSEIKFQIDPPDRSVTYPLQGSDKEMVTFVDSEAKSCRPHSPKTHFKWEDNSEPVTSKLQKADKGSNFCHRKDENTGRKDKHCESRGSAGTRKASPGSGGRQRAGKGNPKLKHADRESRSCEPCGSGMSFQCDRSLQSDSGQPQQAVSKKEGFKKRSADLKGKKGDSRSGPVLRVASVRNREKAKEVIEDNPDEPVLEALPHVPPSFVGKTWSQIMREDDMKINALVKEFKEGRFHCYFDDDCETRKVKKKNLNKGKKITWADVSQDTAAIQVFSDGDDNAGGISDTDDFSVALDKPSHHPTAKRPYEQSWRVASRCQAVKVSHGTQTNLTKESATKASGPEEDSPTRKRLLLQKDRQMRNRVQIGTLEFPETCTKVLKPLQPNALVYVISSNMKFQNGESFNFAKKYLGGRSSRDVSIQYKYKRRSFDYYDPLNKKIVTNPPESDRNNWLQIHLSDLSSSSDEDGPAEGFDPTGILTLRDELMAYPGARISPERVPRPGTSSASQVPSGSNFQSTPVGGDAARTSPKSATRKILEGKKKIQRRKMKTSKPGFPQKAYKPIILHQKPRIASEKPSIWIRTKLSDIIRKYISKYSAFLRRKYQSRSAFIRLHLKKKCDVTKSKKAKKPAKMPLGSPAPSGPPGPPGPPVPSGPPGPLVPPVPSGPPVPSVPSGPPVPSVAAAEGQLGAVPSCSLKPPVQNSWPAAGRKRNGTKKRPRKRRRKPFRPVKIYALRSLYSQVPYSDRMRTRLSDKSPANEAT from the coding sequence ATCAATGCAAAATGAGAGACTTCTTACGAATACTGCGTCACCTACCGTGTCACCTACTGCGTCACCCTCTGAAGTGGTTCCTGTTGATGATTGTATTTCTGAAGAAATGACTGATGATGCCGCTGGTGTCAAAGGAGAGAGCTCCACCAAGGGTTTTGAACCTAGTAAAGAGTTACATTCTAGACCTAGTAAATCTCAGGAATACATACAGGGGGTTTCAGTTAGACCATCAGTTATCCAAAAACTGGAGAAGGGACAGCAGCAGCCCTTGGAGTTTGTTCATAAAATTGGGAGTGGTGTGAAAGAATTTAATCCAGTTGGTATTGGTCAAGCTACAAATAATAGACAGAGCTTAATATGTCCCTCGGTGATTTCTAGTGCTCCTGCTAGTTGTTTACCTGGAAGTTCCTATGACAGACCGGTTACAACTAAAACGACTAGGTCACCAGCAGCAGCCAGTTTGGGTCCAGTCAGAAAATGTGACCCAAACAAAGTTGACAGATACCTTGAACAGCCAGACAGGGGCTCTAGAAATTCTGTGCTATCGTCCAATCTAGAAACTTCTTCAGTTTCATATCAGAAACCTAAAGAATCAGACAGAAAATCTTTATGTACAAATTCAGATAAATTGATTATACGGGAAGATGTAAAGTCTCAGTGTAAAACTTTGTCAACTGGCGCTAAAGTCCGTGAATTTATGGGTACTGAAGGCTCTTTAAAATCTGAATCTCTTTCCAAATTGGCTGTAAACCAAGCAATCAATGTGAATAAAACTGGTATGCCTTCTAATAAAGGACTCTTTGAAGATGCTGCTGCAAAGCACCGTGAGAAATTCTTTTCGGGTATGGATCAGACCCAAGAGGAAAAGCATTTGGTTTTTAATAAGTCAGCCTTTTTGGAACAGAAGAGCTCAGTGATTTCTGAAACAAAGTTTGCTCGTGGCTGTCTTCAGTCAGCGTGTAATCAGCCCGAAGAGGCTGCACAAGACCTTTGGAAGGAAGAGCAAGTTGACCAAGAAGATAAAAACTATGAATCGAGAGCTTCTGAAATGAGTTTTGACTGCAGTTCTTTTCATTCACTGACTGACCAGTCTAAAGTGACGGCCACAGAAGTAAATATTTCAGAGGAAGTATATGCTGATCTGCAGTGTAAGAACGATAAATCTTATGTTTCTGAAATAAGTTCTGATGGTGCTGGCTCTCTTCAGTTGGCTACCAACCGGACTCAAGTAATTGTTAAAGGTGTAAGTGTTCAGAAGGCAAAGCCTATTAGCCTGGTTGATGAAAGCTATGAATCTAGTGATTCTGAGATTAATTTTGATTGTGATGCCTTACTTCAATCAGCCGATGACTACCCCCGACAGCctgcaaaagaaggaaacctttCTAAGGAGGAACACCTTGACTTGGTTGATAAGAACTATGGGTCTAGTAGCTCCGAAATAAGTACTGATTCTGCTTTGCCTCTTCAGTCGCTGGGTGACCAACTCCCAGTGGCTGTCACAGAAGCAAAACTTCAGAAGGTTCACATTGGCTTGGTTGATAAGAACTATGGATCTAGTTGTTCTGAAACAAGTACTGACAATGATGTTTCTCTTCAGTCAGTAGTTGACCATCCCCAACTGGTTGTCAAAGAAAGAAACCTAAAGGATAGACATGTCTATCTGAAAGATAAGAGCCATACATCCAGTAGTGCTAAAGAACATCTTGATTATGTGGTCTCTCTTGACACAGTGATGGATGAATCTCAGAGGGCTGTTGAAGAAATAAGTCTTCTGGAAGAGAAGAATGAACCTGTGGATATGAACTATGATTCTCATGGTTCTGAAATGAGTTTCCACACAGATGCTCGATTAATGGCTGGCCAATCAGGAGTAATAGTTAAAAAAGTAAACCTTCGAGAAGTACCTGTTGACCTGGAGGATAAGAGTGTTAAGTCTAGCAATTCTGATCAGAGTTTTGATTCTAATGCTTCTCTTTATCAATCGGTTAGTGATCAGCGTCAAGGGGCTCTGGGTGAAATAAGCCTGAAAGAGTTAAATTTTGATATGGAAGTTAAGAGCTATGGATGCTCCAGTTCTGAGCTGACTTTTGAATCTGATCCCCCTGCTAGGTCAGGTACTGAGCAGTCTGAGATGGACattgaagaaataagaaaaaggcaCATTAATTTGGAAGATCACTGTGGTTCAAATAGTTCTGGAATAACTTTTGATTCTGATACTGCTTCCCGCTCAGGAGGTGACCAGTCTCAAGTAGCTATTTATGTGGAGGAACCTAGTCCTCTGGAAAATAAGACTCCTAAGCCTTGTGTTTCTGAAGTAACTTTTGACTCTGGCATACCTGTTCAGTCGGGAATGAATCAACCTGGACTAGCTGTTAAAGAAGTAATCGTTCAGAAAGAAGACTATATCCACTTGGGAAGGAAGAATGTGGAACCCAGTGGTTCTGAAATAAGTCTGGATTTTTATGTCCCTCCTCATTCAGTGATTAACTCTCCTGAAATAGCTTTGGAAAAGCTAAATCTTCAAAAAGAAGAGCAGATCTACCTGGAAAGTAAGGTAAATGAACCTAGTGTTTCTGAATTAAGCTTggattatatttttcattcaatTACTGGACATTCTAAAGATCCCCTTCAAGAAGTCAACCTTCAGAAAGAAGAGCACATGCACTTAGAAAATAAAGGTAACAGACCTGGTATTTCTGAAATCAGTTTGAAACCTGACATGTCTTTTCATTTAGTGACTGATCATCCTAACATAGCTGAACCTGACATGTCTTTTCATTTAGTGACTGATCATCCTAACATAGCTGTGAAAGAAACAAGCCATCAGAAAGAACACATAAGCGTACAAGATAAGGAAAGTGAATTAAGTGTTTATGAAACAGGTTTGGATTCTGGTGTCCACCTTCATCAGTCAGTGACTCAGAAGCCTGAAATAGCTGTTAAAGAAATATGGCTTCAGAAAGAAAAGCTTGTTAAATTCAAAAGTAAAAGTGCTAAATTTAGTGGTTCTGAAACAGGTTCTGATGTACCTCATTATTTAGTGACTGAACCTCAGATAGCTGTCGAAGAAATCAGTGTTCAGAAAGAAGAACATGTTCTAGAAAAGCGTGACAAATACAGTAGCTCTGGAATAATGTTTGCTGACGTCCCTCCTCAGTCAATGACTGAAACACCTCACATCGCTGTTTTGAAGGAGGACCGTGTTGACCCGGAAGGTGAAAGTACTGGATCGAGAGGTTTTGCAATAAATGTGAATATCGGTGCCCCTCTTCATTCAGTCATTGGTCAACCTCAGCCAACCCTCTTGAAGGAAAGAAACGTTCTTCTGGAAGATAAAAACAGTGAATCTAGTCATTGTAAGGTAAGGTTTGATTATGGTGACCCTCTTCGGCCATTGACTGGGCAATTTCAGGAAGTGGTTAGGAGAACAACCCTGTGGAAGGAAGAGGATATTGGACTGCAAAATAAAGTGTTTGAAACTAGTGGTTCTAAATTAATCCATGGTTCTGGTGTTTCTCTTCAGCCCGTGGCTGATCAGCCTGAAGTGGCTGTTAAACGAGTAAACCTTGAGAATGAAGGTCATGTGAATGTGGAAGATAAGCACAGCCAATGTAGTGGTTCTGAAATGAGTTTGGATTCTGATTTCTTGGTTCAGTCCATAGTTGATCAACCTCAAATAACTATTTTGGATCAGGACCATATTGAGCTAGAAGAGAAGCACAGTCGGTCTGGTGGTTCTGAAATAAGTTTTGATTCTGAGGATCCTCTTCAGTCAGTGGCTGACCAGGTTAGAAAAACCGTTAAAGAAATAAGCCTTTGGAAGGATGAAGTTGATGTGGAAGATAAGAGGGATGAAGGTGATGTGGAAGATAAGAGGGATGAAGGTGATGTGGAAGATAAGAGGGATGAAGGTGATGTGGAAGATAAGAGGGATGAATCCAAGGGTTTTGAAATTGTGTATGATTCTGATATCCTTTTTCAGTCAGTGGCTGGCCAAACTGAAGAAGTCGTTAAGGAGATCAACCTTTGGAAGGAGCACGTTGACTTGCAAGGGAAGATTGTGGAACCTATTGgttctaaaataaattttgatgcTAATGAACCTCTCCAGTCTGTGGCCAATGAAATTCAAGAGGctattacagcagaaataaatctTCTGAGGGAAGGGCATGTCTGTCTGGATGATAAGGGCTATGAACCCAACgattctgaaataatttatgtttCAGATATCCCTCTTCAGTCAGTAGTTGAGCAGCCACACATTTTGGAAGGGGAACATGTCAACTTGGAAGATAAGAGCAATGTTTCTTGTCCCGAAATAACTTTTATTTCCGATGATCATCTGCAGTCAGTGGCTGACCAGCTTCAAAAATCTGTTAAAGAAGTAAGTCTTTGGAAGGAAGACCGTATTTACCTGGAAGATAAGAGCTATAAACTTGGTGACTTCGAAGTAAGTTACGATTCTGATGTTCCTGTTCACTTTGTGGCTGATCAGTCTCCTCTGACTGTCAAAGAAATAAACTCGCAAAAGAGGGGTCATACTGACCTAGAAAGTAAGAGCTGTGGACCTAgtgtttctgaaataaaatgtGATTCTGGTGTTCATTTTCAGTTAGAAGTTGACCAGTCTCAAGTGGTGTGCAAAGAAATAGATCTTCCGAAGGAACGGCATCTTGGCATGGAAGTAAAGAGCAGTGAACCTAGTGATTCTGAAATGAtgtgtgattctgatgttcctctTGAAATAGTGGTTAACGAACTTCAGGTGTCAGTTAAAGAAGCAAATCTTCGGAAGATGCTCTTTGTGGACCTGGTGACCAGTGATAGTGATTGTGAAGTGATTGCTGAGTCTGATATCCCTTTTCAGCCAGTGATTGACTCCCCTCACATGACTGTCAAAGAAATCGATTGTATAAACACGGAAGATTTTGACCTAGGTGAGTGCTGTGACTCTTGTGATTCCGAAGTAGGATATGTTTGTGAAGCGTCTCCTCCATCAATGACAAATGAACCCAAAGAGACTTTCAAAGTAGTAAACCAGAAGAAAGACTATATTATTCTCCAAGAGGCCAGCTGCGAGTCTTAtggttctgaaataaaatttcaaatcgATCCCCCAGATAGGTCTGTGACTTACCCATTGCAAGGCTCTGATAAAGAAATGGTGACATTTGTTGACTCAGAAGCTAAGAGTTGTAGGCCTCATAGTCCTAAGACACACTTTAAATGGGAAGACAATTCTGAGCCTGTGACTAGCAAACTTCAGAAAGCTGATAAAGGAAGCAACTTTTGTCACAGGAAAGACGAAAATACTGGCCGAAAAGATAAGCACTGTGAATCGAGGGGGTCTGCGGGGACTCGCAAAGCCTCTCCTGGGTCAGGAGGCCGTCAAAGGGCTGGTAAAGGAAACCCGAAGTTAAAACATGCAGATCGAGAAAGTAGGAGCTGCGAACCATGCGGTTCTGGGATGAGTTTTCAGTGTGATCGCTCTCTTCAGTCTGATAGTGGCCAGCCTCAACAAGCTGTTAGTAAAAAGGAAGGATTTAAGAAGAGGTCTGCggacctaaaaggaaaaaaaggcgaTTCCCGTTCAGGCCCTGTTCTCAGGGTTGCTTCTGTAAGGAACCGGGAAAAAGCAAAGGAGGTCATAGAAGACAATCCCGATGAACCAGTTCTCGAAGCCTTGCCTCATGTCCCTCCTTCATTTGTAGGCAAGACGTGGTCTCAGATAATGAGAGAAGATGACATGAAAATTAACGCTCTGGTGAAGGAATTCAAGGAAGGTCGTTTCCACTGCTACTTTGATGACGACTGTGAGaccaggaaagtaaaaaaaaaaaatttgaataaaggaaaaaagattacCTGGGCTGACGTTAGTCAGGACACTGCAGCAATTCAAGTTTTTTCAGATGGTGATGATAATGCAGGTGGCATTTCAGATACTGATGACTTTTCAGTGGCCTTAGATAAACCTAGCCATCATCCTACAGCAAAGAGGCCTTATGAACAATCCTGGCGAGTGGCTTCTCGATGCCAGGCTGTAAAAGTCAGCCATGGAACTCAAACCAATCTCACAAAAGAGTCAGCGACGAAAGCAAGTGGACCAGAGGAAGACTCGCCAACAAGGAAGCGTTTACTTTTacagaaagacagacaaatgagaaacagagtgcaaatTGGAACACTTGAATTTCCTGAAACATGTACTAAAGTTTTGAAGCCTTTGCAACCCAATGCCTTAGTCtatgttatttcttcaaatatgaaGTTTCAGAATGGTGAATCCTTCAACTTTGCTAAAAAGTACCTTGGTGGCAGAAGTAGTCGAGATGTTAGCATACAGTACAAATACAAGCGGAGGTCCTTTGATTACTATGACCCATTGAATAAGAAAATTGTAACGAATCCTCCAGAATCTGACAGAAATAACTGGCTTCAAATTCACTTGAGCGACCTAAGCTCTAGTTCAGATGAAGATGGTCCTGCAGAAGGCTTTGATCCAACAGGCATTTTGACGCTAAGAGATGAGCTAATGGCCTATCCGGGGGCCCGTATTTCTCCCGAACGTGTGCCAAGACCGGGGACTTCGAGTGCTAGTCAAGTTCCATCGGGAAGTAATTTCCAGTCAACTCCTGTAGGCGGCGATGCTGCCAGAACCTCCCCCAAGTCAGCCACACGGAAGATACTGGAAGGTAAAAAGAAGATTCAGAGAAGGAAGATGAAAACTAGCAAGCCAGGTTTCCCCCAGAAGGCTTATAAACCAATTATTCTCCACCAAAAACCCAGAATCGCTTCCGAAAAACCGTCCATTTGGATTCGGACCAAACTAAGTGATATAATTAGGAAGTATATTTCAAAATACTCTGCTTTTTTGCGTCGCAAATATCAGTCCAGGAGCGCCTTTATTCGACTGCATCTTAAGAAAAAATGCGACGTCACTAAGTCAAAGAAGGCGAAGAAACCAGCGAAAATGCCTTTGGGCTCACCGGCTCCCTCGGGGCCGCCGGGGCCACCGGGGCCACCGGTTCCCTCGGGGCCGCCGGGGCCGTTGGTTCCCCCGGTTCCCTCGGGGCCGCCGGTTCCCTCGGTTCCTTCGGGGCCGCCGGTTCCGTCTGTGGCGGCTGCCGAGGGGCAGTTGGGAGCAGTCCCTAGCTGTTCTCTCAAGCCGCCTGTGCAGAACTCTTGGCCCGCTGCAGGAAGAAAGCGGAATGGTACTAAAAAACGCcctaggaagagaagaagaaagcctTTTAGAC